One window from the genome of Drosophila yakuba strain Tai18E2 unplaced genomic scaffold, Prin_Dyak_Tai18E2_2.1 Segkk11_quiver_pilon_scaf, whole genome shotgun sequence encodes:
- the LOC6539674 gene encoding uncharacterized protein LOC6539674, translated as MPRTSLFDVDDDQQFLKMASGDAVNYPKKKSTEPIYNQDGFSEYDIQRPCSSAFPTVNEPHPNPIPSKFRIDNVVPDFGLEENSNVLPKNWQMPPPSSSSIVKSRRCPNEGKISPNVRQTVPKPTVDTEPSPLTPIKGPLVDEYDTEMLSSEDIWKLCMDAKKGLIKPSDAIWPLFCMEYLEPSKTPPPSLTESQNSNEFPPKTVRVDKNRYKKNSFETGFERKVGKDEWRVLDQWIESEGLNGSYNDIEESDSKGKVDSDAKKPRILDNEDVAFASCTIGIEEQRALKEWIKSEGLNEPHSDIEEFDMLLSLAREHEKNRDLLLELLKPKDLLSQERDVWKKFSPKVFETLQEPDSVEPKLWKPPPNEKVSVENISEKEPEKATEFIVEKPEKPVILEVKDIKTLPPRPEAEEATQSWLQQCSEIISQQVQLLIYEDGSNNPTAAEPEAIDFETEISEEQMKPRVLGESNRNVSAETGWQNSFTVFLEDFEYIIDQTMTEFRDPQAKRLRSKWNQQFGSKSVENLRRCLLLPPLPDHLDQCLQRIRILRRPKRRKVEEFRMHVDMNFCKMYCTLSMNTNLDLQNTVRFLRNAVYKNDIDVIQIRYEATQIAWIWSDGSVLIINFFFFFFFFFY; from the exons ATGCCACGTACTTCTTTATTTGATGTAGATGATGACCAACAGTTTCTTAAAATGGCCAGCGGTGATGCGGTAAACTATCCTAAGAAAAAGAGCACAGAACCCATCTACAATCAAGATGGCTTTTCGGAATATGATATCCAAAGACCGTGCTCCAG cGCTTTTCCAACCGTAAATGAACCGCACCCAAACCCCATACCCTCCAAGTTCCGCATCGACAATGTTGTTCCGGACTTTGGACTCGAGGAGAATTCTAACGTGCTTCCcaaaaactggcaaatgcCACCTCCAAGTTCATCAAGCATTGTCAAGAGTCGACGATGCCCCAACGAAGGAAAAATATCTCCAAATGTGCGTCAAACTGTTCCAAAACCTACCGTCGATACAGAACCCTCACCGCTGACACCCATCAAGGGGCCTTTGGTGGATGAGTATGATACAGAAATGTTGTCGTCAGAGGATATTTGGAAGCTCTGTATGGATGCGAAGAAGGGGCTTATAAAGCCCTCGGATGCTAtatggcctttgttttgcatggAGTATTTGGAGCCTTCCAAAACTCCACCTCCGAGTTTAACGGAATCTCAAAACTCCAATGAATTTCCTCCGAAAACAGTTCGAGTTGACAAAAACCGAtataaaaagaattcttttgaAACTGGTTTTGAGAGGAAAGTCGGAAAAGATGAGTGGCGGGTCTTGGATCAGTGGATAGAATCGGAGGGGCTCAACGGATCCTATAATGATATAGAAGAATCGGATTCAAAGGGAAAGGTCGATAGTGACGCCAAGAAGCCTCGGATTCTGGACAATGAAGATGTCGCCTTTGCTAGCTGCACCATTGGAATCGAAGAGCAGCGGGCACTCAAGGAATGGATAAAATCGGAGGGCCTCAACGAACCCCACAGTGATATAGAAGAGTTTGATATGTTATTAAGCCTAGCAAGAGAACATGAGAAGAATCGGGATCTTCTGCTTGAGTTACTAAAGCCCAAGGATCTTCTCTCCCAGGAAAGGGatgtttggaaaaagttttctccAAAGGTGTTCGAAACGCTGCAGGAACCTGATTCAGTAGAGCCTAAATTGTGGAAACCCCCACCCAACGAAAAGGTTTccgttgaaaatatttcagaaaaggaaccagagaaagcaactgaattcattgtggaaaaaccagaaaagccAGTTATCCTCGAGGTCAAAGACATTAAAACATTGCCCCCGAGGCCCGAGGCTGAGGAAGCTACCCAGAGTTGGCTACAGCAATGCAGTGAAATCATTTCCCAACAAGTGCAACTCCTCATCTATGAGGACGGTTCCAACAATCCAACTGCTGCAGAACCAGAGGCCATTGACTTCGAAACCGAGATCAGCGAGGAGCAAATGAAGCCCCGAGTCCTGGGAGAAAGCAACAGAAATGTCTCAGCGGAGACTGGATGGCAGAACAGCTTCACAGTTTTCCTCGAGGACTTCGAGTACATCATTGACCAAACCATGACGGAGTTCAGGGACCCCCAAGCTAAGAGACTCCGCTCAAAGTGGAACCAGCAGTTTGGATCAAAATCGGTGGAGAATTTGAGGAGATGTCTTCTGCTTCCGCCTCTGCCAGATCACTTGGACCAGTGCCTCCAGAGGATTAGAATCCTAAGGCGTCCCAAAAGGCGCAAGGTCGAGGAATTTCGCATGCACGTCGATatgaatttttgcaaaatgtattGCACACTGAGTATGAATACGAACTTGGATCTGCAAAATACGGTTAGGTTCCTAAGAAACGCCGTTTACAAAAACGACATCGATGTGATCCAAATCCGGTATGAGGCCACACAGATAGCTTGGATTTGGTCCGATGGCAGTGTCTTGataatcaatttttttttttttttttttttttttttttattaa
- the LOC26535078 gene encoding uncharacterized protein LOC26535078 — protein sequence YEFNFIFSAFRTVNEPHPNPIPSKFRIDNVVPDFGLEENSNVLPKNWQMPPPSSSSIVKSRRCPNEGKISPNVRQTVPKPTVDTEPSPLTPIKGPLVDEYDTEMLSSEDIWKLCMDAKKGLIKPSDAIWPLFCMEYLEPSKTPPPSLTESQNSNEFPPKTVRVDKNRYKKNSFETGFERKVGKDEWRVLDQWIESEGLNGSYNDIEESDSKGKVDSDAKKPRILDNEDVAFASFTIGIEEQRALKEWIKSEGLNEPHSDIEEFDMLLSLAREHEKNRDLLLELLKPKDLISQEKDVWKKFSPKVFEMPQKPDSVEPELWKPPPNEKVSVENIPEKEPEKETEFIVEKPEKPVILEVKDIKTLPPRPEAEEATQSWLQQCSEIISQQVQLLIYEDGSNNPTAAEPEAIDFETEISEEQMKPRVLGESNRNVSAETGWQNSFTVFLEDFEYIIDQTMTEFRDPQAKRLRSKWNQQFGSKSVENLRRCLLLPPLPDHLDQCLQRIRILRRPKRRKVEEFRMHVDMNFCKMYCTLSMNMNLDLQNTVRFLRNAVYKNDIDVIQIRYEATQIAWIWSDGSVLIINGRGHAMLAETQRDLMFRTLGRANFKADPSNKLLHLRLISCAHFPFGISLPVFTALSVLSPEPHMQYVYYVDKAVPGVAARVHETGMVQVFAMTTGEADNMLKKLYLLTANHRKATKDVIKKKPMDYD from the coding sequence tatgaatttaatttcatattcagcGCTTTTCGAACCGTAAATGAACCGCACCCAAACCCCATACCCTCCAAGTTCCGCATCGACAATGTTGTTCCGGACTTTGGACTCGAGGAGAATTCTAACGTGCTTCCcaaaaactggcaaatgcCACCTCCAAGTTCATCAAGCATTGTCAAGAGTCGACGATGCCCCAACGAAGGAAAAATATCTCCAAATGTGCGTCAAACTGTTCCAAAACCTACCGTCGATACAGAACCCTCACCGCTGACACCCATCAAGGGGCCTTTGGTGGATGAGTATGATACAGAAATGTTGTCGTCAGAGGATATTTGGAAGCTCTGTATGGATGCGAAGAAGGGGCTTATAAAGCCCTCGGATGCTAtatggcctttgttttgcatggAGTATTTGGAGCCTTCCAAAACTCCACCTCCGAGTTTAACGGAATCTCAAAACTCCAATGAATTTCCTCCGAAAACAGTTCGAGTTGACAAAAACCGAtataaaaagaattcttttgaAACTGGTTTTGAGAGGAAAGTCGGAAAAGATGAGTGGCGGGTCTTGGATCAGTGGATAGAATCGGAGGGGCTCAACGGATCCTATAATGATATAGAAGAATCGGATTCAAAGGGAAAGGTCGATAGTGACGCCAAGAAGCCTCGGATTCTGGACAATGAAGATGTCGCCTTTGCTAGCTTCACCATTGGAATCGAAGAGCAGCGAGCACTCAAGGAATGGATAAAATCGGAGGGCCTCAACGAACCCCACAGTGATATAGAAGAGTTTGATATGTTATTAAGCCTAGCAAGAGAACATGAGAAGAATCGGGATCTTCTGCTTGAGTTACTAAAGCCCAAGGATCTTATCTCCCAGGAAAAGGatgtttggaaaaagttttctccAAAGGTGTTCGAAATGCCGCAGAAACCTGATTCCGTAGAGCCTGAGTTGTGGAAACCCCCACCCAACGAAAAGGTTTCCGTTGAAAATATTCCAGAAAAGGAACCAGAGAAAGAAACTGAATTTATTgtggaaaaaccagaaaagccAGTTATCCTCGAGGTCAAAGACATTAAAACATTGCCCCCGAGGCCCGAGGCTGAGGAAGCTACCCAGAGTTGGCTACAGCAATGCAGTGAAATCATTTCCCAACAAGTGCAACTCCTCATCTATGAGGACGGTTCCAACAATCCAACTGCTGCAGAACCAGAGGCCATTGACTTCGAAACCGAGATCAGCGAGGAGCAAATGAAGCCCCGAGTCCTGGGAGAAAGCAACAGAAATGTCTCAGCGGAGACTGGATGGCAGAACAGCTTCACAGTTTTCCTCGAGGACTTCGAGTACATCATTGACCAAACCATGACGGAGTTCAGGGACCCCCAAGCTAAGAGACTCCGCTCAAAGTGGAACCAGCAGTTTGGATCAAAATCGGTGGAGAATTTGAGGAGATGTCTTCTGCTTCCGCCTCTGCCAGATCACTTGGACCAGTGCCTCCAGAGGATTAGAATCCTAAGGCGTCCCAAAAGGCGCAAGGTCGAGGAATTTCGCATGCACGTCGATatgaatttttgcaaaatgtattGCACACTGAGTATGAATATGAACTTGGATCTGCAAAATACGGTTAGGTTCCTAAGAAACGCCGTTTACAAAAACGACATCGATGTGATCCAAATCCGGTATGAGGCCACACAGATAGCTTGGATTTGGTCCGATGGCAGTGTCTTGATAATCAATGGAAGAGGCCATGCGATGCTTGCCGAAACACAAAGGGATCTGATGTTTAGGACCCTTGGGAGGGCGAACTTCAAAGCCGACCCCTCAAACAAGCTTCTACATCTGCGTCTCATTTCCTGCGCCCACTTTCCATTTGGGATCTCTTTGCCGGTGTTCACTGCGTTAAGCGTTCTTTCTCCAGAGCCCCATATGCAGTATGTCTACTACGTGGACAAGGCAGTTCCCGGGGTGGCGGCCCGTGTTCATGAGACGGGAATGGTCCAGGTGTTTGCCATGACCACGGGTGAGGCGGATAATATGCTGAAGAAACTGTACCTTCTTACGGCCAATCACCGAAAGGCCACCAAAGACGTCATCAAAAAGAAACCAATGGACTAcgactga